A segment of the Fusarium oxysporum f. sp. lycopersici 4287 chromosome 4, whole genome shotgun sequence genome:
ACATCGTATGGAATGAGAATGAGGCTATTCTGAGTTTCTGGAAGAGGGGGGTTGGATAGtggagttgaagatgtcatTCCAGCTCGACGTTGTAACTTGTAAGCTTTGTCAGCGTTCAAGTCAACCCCGCTTGGATATGGACATACCGTAGTAGCTTCATCTCAAAGCGTAGCATTTGTAACGTTCCTTTATGAATATCGTCTGAGAGTCATGATGAGCGACATAAACCCCCTTGTACTGGAAAAGATACCTCAGGCCGATACTTGTCTCTCAGCTCTTGAACTCGCTAGGGATGCTTTGCCTATCCCTATCTTGAATCATTCTCTTCGAGTCTATCTTCTAGCTCGGTATATCGCCGAGAAAGAAGACTCTCCCTTCAAGTCTGAAGATCAGAGTCCACTTCTCTTTGTAGCAGCTATTCATCACGATATTGGAGCGAGCCACCTCTGCAATGGCGAGCAACGCTTTGAGATCTGCTCTGCCGACTGCGCAAAGGCGCATCTCGCCAAAAGCGGCTATTCTGAAGCTGCGTCACATCAAGTCTGGACTGCCATCGCAGTACATACGTCACCAGGCATAGCAGAGCGAATAGACCCCTTGTCCCGTCTCATACGCCTCGGCGTGCTGTCTGACTTTGGATCGAAAGATTACAGGACAAGTCTAGGCGTTGACGAATACTACACCGAGATCGAAAAGCTTCTGCCGAGATTAGATGCAGAGAAATGTCTAGGTGACGCAGTTGTCAGTCAAGCCAAGGAGATACCACATGTGGATAGTCTCACTTGGCCAAATGACGCCAAGTTCCCTGCTGCGAGCTGGCCTGGGATACTCCTACGGGCACATGCCGAGAACCCAGGGCATGACGGCGTCAATCCAGCTTTTTGAAACACGCCAAAGGTCTCGGTTGACAGGCGATATCATTGTCGTAGGGAGTGAGATTGGCGGTGTAACCCTTTTTTGAAAGTAACATAGTGCTGATCAAggggtgttggtgttgtagaTCTCATAAACGTGGACGATCTCAACTCGGCAGTTTTAGACTAATCACACGAGTCACGCTTGGCAAAAGAGTAGATCTATAGTAGATATACACCCGTGGATCCATAGGAAGGGTggaagttaaataatattgGATATCGGATCATACACCATCAACTAAAACTCCGCCAAAACGTATCGGAGAAAAAGTAATCTgtaccaagaagaagaagaataagaagaataataataTGATGATGATCGAACTTGAAAATAAAAGGATAGAACACAAAACTCCTCATCTCATGACAAGAAACGTTAAACGTCGAGGAACCTCATTCATTTCATTCGCTTTCGAAAACATAACCCTCCAAATGTCTAATCCACGCCTTCGTCTTGGAACTTTGGTGTCCCTGAGCGGCTGAGATTGCTTGGTGTTCTACTGAGAGGACTGCTCTGTGAGCTTCCCTTTCGAAGCATGCCGCTCGCTCCACCGCGGCCCCAGTTGCCGTTGGTGACGACTTCAAGGGCGCGAGCCTCAGCGTCGTCACGACGTTGAGCTTCTGACGTGAAGCTTGGACTCAACTTACCGTTTTCTGGCTCTGGGTTATTTGTGtcgatgaagccatcgtcgtcatcactgTCCAAGTCTGCAAGCTCGTCGTCTACTGTTCGACCTCGAGGGCTGAGTCGGCTCATGGGCACATTTTGTGTTGCATCGGCATAAAGGTTAGGATCGCGGCCCAGAACCCGATCAGCCTTACTCATCGTCTTGGGTCCTGCAAGCTTTGGTCCTGGAGTGAAATGCCGTCCTGCACCTGTAGGTCGTTCGGGAACATCAGGAATATCATCTGGGGATCCCCAACCAGCGTTAACCTCACGAGCTCGTTGTTGCTCTCGCTCAGCTTTAAGTCGGTCCCGCGCCTCAAGCCATTTGCTGCTAGCTTCCCATGTCCAGCCATCTCCTGTTGTGTTGGAGACAGGGAAGAACCAAAGGGCGGGGGTAGGTCCGAATAGATGCAACAAGTTGCGTTTCCAGCCGAGGTCAAAGACATTAGGGAGCTTCTCAGAGTCCTGTTCGTCGAGATACTCCTCATATCGCCTTTGTCGTTGTTCTCGTTCTCGCTGAGCGTACGAAAGCTGAACAGGGCGAGAACCATCAGGGGGATACGACCGTCGCTCTTCGCCCTCTTCAGGTCGAGTGATACCTGGCAGAGCATTTGTGTGAAAGTCGACAAATTGGCGAGCAGCTTCCGGTACATTGTTGGCGGGATTGTGAGCAGAGTTGTAGGTCTTGCGCAAGGGTGACAGGTATCGTGTCTTTTCGAGACACTCGATCGTAGTTTGTCCACAACGTGCCAGGTGAATATGCCATCCTGTAAAAGCACCCACAACGAGACCAATAATTCCGCTGATGACGCTCAACATGATAAAGTTGACGGGCAGGAAAGTATCGATGTACTCCTGATCATCCAGCGCCTCGTACCAAACCCATGATCCGCTGACCGCAAATGACCAGAAGCAGAAAACAGTCGTATAAATGAGGAACAGGAGGAATGCCTTGTGGTTGCGCAGGCCGATGCACGTTGCTAACCAGGGGCAGTGGTGATCCATCTTCAGAACACATCGTCGACATGTCGAGCAGTGGTGCGCACGATCAGGCTTACGAGCCTGGCACTTCTTGCAGAATCGAAATTCGCCGTTACTCTTGACTGTAAAGGATGTGCCCTGCGGCGTATTTTGTGTAGGAAGGAGTCCATAACCCATATCGTTCGTTGTCGAGCCGGGGGGTGTAAAGACAGCGGTAGTGTAGCACCAGTTGAGCATAATGTAAAGTACAACACCTATTATCGAAGAACCGGTGCCTGTAAAGTTGTTAGATGGAAACATCAGCATCACCGCAGTCCAGACTTACCTATCCAACTGCTCTTCCTGCTGGCACTACCGATACAGACCACCACCCAAACCGCCCATGATGTCAAACCGTAAACGAAAGCCAGTGGAAAGTATGTCGCAAAAGTACAACAGCAACGCTCAATCTTGCGCGCCCATCTCCGAGCTGTCGCCATTGCGCCCGCTTGTATGTTGTCTCTGTAACCTCGAAGCCAGTCCAAACTCTATCTCCCTGATCGCTCGTGCAATATATATTCAGATATCTATTCGAATCGTCTCGTCATAGCGTTGTTCCAGCGTAGCGAACACAGGGGTATCGTTTAGTcgatcttgaagaagccgTTATTCGATAGCGGAATCCGGGGAAAGGCCAGAGGAGAAGATAGCAGCAGGCTTTGCTGCAAACGCTCAATATCGCAGGTGTCTTTGACGCAAAATACACAAAATTATTAGATGATGAAAGCAAAGTTGAACTGGTGAAATATCCTGAAATTAATTACGGGAGTGTTGTCTACTCTCACTGTATCGTATTGGATTAGAGTGAAGCTTAGGTCATCAGGGGCCAATGGGTTCCACATTTAGCTCCGCTCCGGTTCTAAATTTACAACTCCGCCTCTTGAACGCGTAAACCCAACGTGCATCCGCTGCGGCTGCTGTAAGTTGAATCAATGCAATGCTACATAATCTTATAGAGGAAGAAATGCTCGTATATGACTGTATTTGCTCACGATAGATCAGTTGAATTAACGACTTCACGGCAATGAATGAATTACTTGGGCATCGTCAATCATTCAGCTACTATATAAGCTCAGGTACATTGCCCAGCAGTCTCCCAAGTTCACTTCTCAAACTTGCCAATCTCAAATTCATTCTCCGCAACAATCATTCCGCAAATCTACCAATGGATCTGCATTCCCGTGTAAGGGTCTCCTCCATTGACCTTGGGGTTCTCCTTCTGCTCAACGAGGTCTGAGCCAGGGCTAGGGCCTTTGCCAAACGTCTTTGACGTCTCATAGCGAACGGTGCCATCTGCGTGTCTATCCTTGACGTTAACCATGCTAGCGAGAAGCTGGTCCATGTAGGAATTGTACTGCTCCGTGTCTCGGATCTTGCACTTGTTGCTGTTGGACTCAACATGCTGGGTGATCGAAGCAAGAGACCCAAACGTGTTGAGACAGTAGGGGCAGCGGTACTTGCTCGCAGAGTGAACCTCGGAGGTGAGGTGTGCGATGAAACCCTTCGCTGTCTTGAAGGCCTTGCCGCATCTCCCCATGCGACAATTAAATTTCTGAGTGTACTCGGAGTAAAACCGGCCCACGTTGAAGTTGGGATGCTTGGGGTCGAGATCGCTCATGAGGTCGAAGGTAGCTCTGGCGCTCGGAGCAGTGACTTGCTTGAGCTGCTCTTGAGTAGGGCGCTGAGCTGCAGGAGCATCTGGGAACAGGTTCTTGCCTTTGTTCCAGctgttttctttcttttccttggtGGGCTGGAGTGTGGTAGAACTAGATTCGCCAAGGCTGGGGAACTGACTCTGCTCGATAGTAAAGGGAGCAGGAATGCTTCCAGTTGATTCCCAGGTAGCATCAGGAAGACCCTTGTTCGCATTTTCGGGCATGTAGCCTCCATAGTTGTTCTTGAGAGGCTCTTTAGTCAAAGCTGTAAGGGCTTGG
Coding sequences within it:
- a CDS encoding palmitoyltransferase PFA3 — encoded protein: MATARRWARKIERCCCTFATYFPLAFVYGLTSWAVWVVVCIGSASRKSSWIGTGSSIIGVVLYIMLNWCYTTAVFTPPGSTTNDMGYGLLPTQNTPQGTSFTVKSNGEFRFCKKCQARKPDRAHHCSTCRRCVLKMDHHCPWLATCIGLRNHKAFLLFLIYTTVFCFWSFAVSGSWVWYEALDDQEYIDTFLPVNFIMLSVISGIIGLVVGAFTGWHIHLARCGQTTIECLEKTRYLSPLRKTYNSAHNPANNVPEAARQFVDFHTNALPGITRPEEGEERRSYPPDGSRPVQLSYAQREREQRQRRYEEYLDEQDSEKLPNVFDLGWKRNLLHLFGPTPALWFFPVSNTTGDGWTWEASSKWLEARDRLKAEREQQRAREVNAGWGSPDDIPDVPERPTGAGRHFTPGPKLAGPKTMSKADRVLGRDPNLYADATQNVPMSRLSPRGRTVDDELADLDSDDDDGFIDTNNPEPENGKLSPSFTSEAQRRDDAEARALEVVTNGNWGRGGASGMLRKGSSQSSPLSRTPSNLSRSGTPKFQDEGVD